Proteins co-encoded in one Nicotiana sylvestris chromosome 7, ASM39365v2, whole genome shotgun sequence genomic window:
- the LOC104249716 gene encoding protein FLC EXPRESSOR-like — MTKKKRRHAPYPAQLPDDSRRRFPQPETQTHGQARNHPPVLIDDREAAQEREIETLLLDNHRLASAHVALKQDLDAVQQELRHLSSTAATVKAERDAEVREIYEKARRMEGEVHTVDELSVEMARVRTDIQNLNADRKELTAKLQEMEDDLVKVRSELQQFPVIKAEIESMRKEVQRGRAAIDYEKKMHASNLEYNQAMEKHKITVTAEIESLHAELANAEKRARAAAAAAAAAAPSNSHHQFAAANPSFTYSANYGNPETGYGGTLYPAPYAVHQVQVSADATKYGQGAMSYGSHGPYDMTQPYVHQ, encoded by the exons ATGACAAAGAAAAAGCGCCGCCACGCCCCTTATCCAGCACAACTGCCGGACGATTCTCGCCGCCGTTTTCCACAACCCGAAACCCAAACCCACGGTCAAGCCCGTAATCACCCGCCAGTCTTAATTGATGACCGGGAAGCGGCTCAGGAACGCGAGATCGAAACCCTGCTCCTCGACAACCACCGTCTCGCCTCCGCGCACGTCGCTCTTAAACAGGACCTCGACGCCGTCCAGCAGGAGCTCCGGCATCTCTCTTCCACCGCTGCAACGGTCAAAGCGGAAAGGGATGCTGAAGTGCGTGAGATTTACGAGAAGGCACGGAGAATGGAGGGCGAAGTCCATACAGTCGATGAGCTTAGCGTAGAGATGGCTAGGGTTAGGACCGATATTCAGAACCTAAATGCTGACCGCAAAGAGCTGACAGCCAAATTACAGGAGATGGAGGATGATCTCGTCAAGGTTCGTTCGGAGTTGCAGCAGTTTCCTGTAATCAAAGCGGAAATTGAGAGCATGCGCAAGGAAGTTCAACGAGGAAG AGCTGCTATTGACTATGAAAAAAAGATGCATGCCAGTAACCTTGAATATAATCAAGCTATGGAGAAGCATAAGATTACTGTGACTGCTGAAATTGAAAGCCTACATGCTGAGCTTGCAAATGCAGAGAAGAGGGCAAGAGCAGCAGCCGCAGCTGCTGCAGCAGCTGCTCCAAGTAATTCACACCATCAGTTTGCTGCAGCGAATCCAA GTTTTACGTATTCTGCCAATTATGGAAATCCTGAAACAGGTTATGGAGGGACTTTGTACCCTGCTCCTTATGCTGTACATCAG GTTCAAGTCAGTGCTGATGCAACCAAATATGGTCAAGGAGCCATGTCTTATGGTTCACACGGTCCTTATGACATGACGCAACCCTATGTACATCAGTAG